One Streptomyces lincolnensis genomic region harbors:
- a CDS encoding glycoside hydrolase family 6 protein, whose product MTNPTRADGASLPRTRRRRSAALATALATLMLGAAGQIAGQPAAAAEAHVDNPFAGASFYLNPDYAEHVDTSIAQTSDATLKAKMEKVKSYPTAVWLDRIAAIHGGAANAGRKSLADHLDLALAQKKPGQPITATFVVYDLPGRDCAALASSGELPLTQAGLARYKSEYIDVIANVFKNPKYQDIRITTVVEPDSLPNLVTNTSDPECAQAKSSGVYVEGIRYALDKLHAVPNVYTYLDYAHSGWLGWDNNLTQTVQQYTDVARGTAAGLSSVDGLITNVANYTPLEEPFLTDPNKTVGGTMVKSSKYYEWNPNFDESDFTKNVHRTLVSAGWPASTGMVVDTSRNGWGGSARPTAESTSTSLETYVTESKADRRTHRGLWCNASGAGLGQPPQTAPSGHPDSHLDAFLWVKPPGESDGASKDIPNEEGKRADPMCDPDYTAPNAGNNKTGALPDAPLAGHWFHNQFSMLVRNAYPAVPTGGTGPGDTTAPTAPTGLRATAKTASSVSLAWTAATDDVGVSGYDVYRDGTKVSAQPVGGTTFTDTGLSAATAYSYTVRARDAAGNVSAASAALSATTETGGGGPDPTGGLKVAYRNHDASATDNAIRPGLRITNTGSAALDLTGVVARYYFTRDGGSPTVNAWCDYAAVGCSNVKLRVVPLSTPVAGADAYLEVGFSAGSLAAGRDTGDIQLRMAKTDWSAFDETDDHSRTTATSYTEAPAIPAYLGTVRAWGMPPA is encoded by the coding sequence ATGACCAACCCGACCAGAGCCGACGGCGCCTCGCTGCCGCGCACGCGCCGACGACGGTCGGCGGCTTTAGCCACCGCCCTGGCCACCCTGATGCTCGGGGCGGCGGGCCAGATCGCGGGACAGCCCGCGGCAGCGGCGGAGGCACACGTCGACAACCCCTTCGCGGGGGCGAGTTTCTACCTCAACCCCGACTACGCGGAGCACGTCGACACCTCCATCGCGCAGACGTCCGACGCCACGCTCAAGGCGAAAATGGAGAAGGTCAAGAGTTATCCGACCGCCGTCTGGCTGGACCGGATCGCGGCCATCCACGGCGGCGCGGCCAACGCGGGACGCAAGAGCCTGGCCGACCACCTCGACCTGGCGCTCGCGCAGAAGAAGCCCGGCCAGCCGATCACCGCCACCTTCGTGGTGTACGACCTGCCCGGCCGGGACTGCGCCGCCCTCGCCTCCAGCGGTGAACTCCCGCTCACCCAGGCGGGTCTGGCCCGCTACAAGAGCGAGTACATCGACGTCATCGCGAACGTCTTCAAGAACCCCAAGTACCAGGACATCCGCATCACCACCGTCGTCGAGCCCGACAGCCTGCCCAACCTGGTCACCAACACCTCCGACCCCGAATGCGCCCAGGCCAAGAGCAGCGGCGTGTACGTCGAGGGCATCCGGTACGCCCTGGACAAGCTGCACGCCGTCCCGAACGTGTACACGTACCTGGACTACGCGCACTCCGGCTGGCTCGGCTGGGACAACAACCTCACCCAGACCGTGCAGCAGTACACCGACGTGGCCAGGGGCACCGCGGCAGGGCTCAGCAGCGTCGACGGGCTGATCACCAACGTCGCCAACTACACGCCGTTGGAAGAGCCGTTCCTCACCGACCCGAACAAGACCGTCGGTGGCACCATGGTCAAGTCGAGCAAGTACTACGAGTGGAACCCGAACTTCGACGAGTCGGACTTCACGAAGAACGTCCACCGGACGCTGGTCTCGGCGGGCTGGCCCGCCTCCACCGGCATGGTGGTCGACACCTCCCGCAACGGCTGGGGCGGCTCGGCGCGGCCCACCGCCGAGAGCACCAGCACCAGCCTTGAGACCTACGTGACCGAGTCCAAGGCCGACCGCCGCACCCACCGCGGACTGTGGTGCAACGCGAGCGGAGCCGGGCTCGGACAGCCGCCGCAGACCGCGCCGTCCGGGCACCCCGACTCGCACCTGGACGCCTTCCTGTGGGTCAAGCCGCCGGGGGAGTCCGACGGGGCCAGCAAGGACATCCCCAACGAGGAGGGCAAGCGCGCGGACCCGATGTGCGACCCGGACTACACCGCGCCCAACGCCGGCAACAACAAGACCGGGGCGCTGCCCGACGCGCCGCTGGCCGGGCACTGGTTCCACAACCAGTTCTCGATGCTGGTGCGCAACGCGTACCCGGCGGTGCCGACGGGCGGTACCGGCCCGGGCGACACCACGGCCCCGACCGCGCCGACCGGGCTGCGGGCCACGGCGAAGACCGCGAGCAGCGTCTCCCTCGCCTGGACGGCGGCCACCGACGACGTGGGCGTCAGCGGTTACGACGTCTACCGTGACGGCACCAAGGTCAGCGCCCAGCCGGTCGGCGGGACCACGTTCACGGACACCGGGCTGAGCGCCGCGACGGCCTACAGCTACACCGTCCGCGCCCGGGACGCCGCCGGGAACGTCTCCGCGGCCTCCGCCGCGCTGAGCGCCACCACCGAGACGGGCGGCGGCGGCCCCGACCCCACGGGCGGTCTCAAGGTCGCCTACAGGAACCACGACGCCTCGGCCACCGACAACGCCATCCGTCCCGGTCTGCGGATCACCAACACCGGCAGCGCCGCCCTCGACCTGACCGGGGTGGTCGCCCGCTACTACTTCACCCGGGACGGCGGATCGCCCACCGTCAACGCCTGGTGCGACTACGCCGCGGTCGGCTGCTCCAACGTCAAGCTCAGGGTCGTCCCGCTGAGTACGCCGGTGGCGGGCGCCGACGCCTACCTGGAGGTCGGCTTCTCGGCGGGCTCGCTGGCCGCGGGCCGGGACACCGGTGACATCCAGCTCCGGATGGCCAAGACGGACTGGTCCGCCTTCGACGAGACCGACGACCACAGCCGCACCACCGCCACCTCGTACACGGAGGCTCCGGCGATCCCGGCCTACCTGGGCACCGTGCGGGCCTGGGGTATGCCGCCCGCCTGA
- a CDS encoding GH12 family glycosyl hydrolase domain-containing protein — protein sequence MRPSPHRPRTPRTPHGLLAALLSALAAVAALLVAAPPAQADTTICEQYGSAVIQGRYVVQNNRWGTSAPQCVTATDAGFRVAQADGSVPTNGAPKSYPSVFNGCHYTNCSPGTSLPARLSTISSAPSSISYGYVSNAVYNASYDIWLDPTPRTDGVNRTEIMIWFNRVGSIQPIGSPVGTASVGGRSWEVWTGSNGSNDVISFVAPSAIGSWSFDVMDFVDQTVARGMAQNTWYLTSVQAGFEPWQNGAGLAVNSFSSTVNLGGGGGPGGPGNPATACQVTYATNAWQGGFTADVTVKNTGSSAVDNWKLGFTLPSGQRVTSSWNATLSGSSGAVTASPVAHNAQIAPGGSQTFGLQGTHSGTFARPAGFSLNGTACTSA from the coding sequence ATGCGACCGTCCCCGCACCGTCCCCGCACCCCCCGCACCCCGCACGGCCTGCTCGCCGCGCTGCTCTCCGCTCTCGCCGCCGTCGCGGCACTCCTCGTCGCCGCACCACCGGCCCAGGCCGACACCACGATCTGCGAGCAGTACGGCTCGGCCGTCATCCAGGGGCGCTACGTCGTCCAGAACAACCGCTGGGGCACCAGCGCCCCGCAGTGCGTCACCGCCACCGACGCCGGCTTCCGGGTCGCCCAGGCCGACGGCTCGGTGCCCACCAACGGCGCCCCCAAGTCGTATCCGTCCGTCTTCAACGGCTGCCACTACACGAACTGTTCGCCGGGCACCAGCCTCCCGGCGCGGCTCAGCACCATCTCCAGCGCGCCCAGCAGCATCTCCTACGGCTACGTCTCGAACGCCGTGTACAACGCCTCGTACGACATCTGGCTGGACCCGACGCCCCGCACCGACGGCGTGAACCGGACCGAGATCATGATCTGGTTCAACCGGGTCGGCTCCATCCAGCCGATCGGCTCCCCGGTCGGCACGGCCTCGGTGGGCGGCCGCTCCTGGGAGGTCTGGACCGGCAGCAACGGCTCCAACGACGTGATCTCCTTCGTCGCTCCCTCGGCGATCGGCAGCTGGAGCTTCGACGTCATGGACTTCGTCGACCAGACCGTCGCCCGGGGCATGGCACAGAACACCTGGTACCTGACGAGCGTCCAGGCCGGGTTCGAGCCGTGGCAGAACGGCGCCGGGCTCGCGGTGAACTCCTTCTCCTCCACCGTCAACCTCGGTGGTGGCGGCGGCCCGGGCGGCCCCGGCAACCCGGCGACGGCCTGCCAGGTGACCTACGCCACCAACGCCTGGCAGGGCGGCTTCACCGCCGACGTCACGGTCAAGAACACCGGCTCCAGTGCCGTCGACAACTGGAAACTCGGCTTCACCCTGCCCTCCGGACAGCGCGTCACCAGCTCCTGGAACGCCACCCTGTCCGGCTCGTCGGGCGCCGTCACGGCGAGCCCCGTGGCACACAACGCGCAGATCGCCCCCGGCGGCAGCCAGACCTTCGGCCTCCAGGGCACCCACAGCGGCACGTTCGCGCGGCCGGCCGGGTTCAGCCTGAACGGAACCGCCTGCACCAGCGCATGA
- a CDS encoding AMP-binding protein, whose translation MNSYTHGTGTTPLLGDTIGANLDRAVAAWPDREALVDVPSGRRWTYAQFAADVDELAYALLASGVVKGDRVGIWAINCPEWVLVQYATARIGAIMVNINPAYRTHEVEYVLNQAGVGLLFASLGHKTSDYRAMVEQVRGRCPQLRETVFIGDSGWEALIARGTPVPYEELSCDDPINIQYTSGTTGFPKGATLSHHNILNNGYFVGESIAYDEQDRICIPVPFYHCFGMVMGNLAATSHGACMVIPAPSFDPAATLRAVQQERCTSLYGVPTMFIAELNLPDFAAYDLSSLRTGIMAGSPCPVEVMKRVVAEMHMAEVSICYGMTETSPVSLQTRRDDDLEHRTATVGRVLPHIEVKVVDPATGVTQPRGTAGELCTRGYSVMLGYWNEPQKTGEAVDSGRWMHTGDLATMREDGYVEIVGRIKDMIIRGGENIYPREIEEFLYSHPKIADVQVVGVPHERYGEEVLACVIPRDPADPPTLDDVRAFCEGQLAHFKIPSRVQVLDAFPMTVSGKVRKVELRQKYAV comes from the coding sequence GTGAACTCCTACACGCACGGCACCGGTACGACCCCCCTGCTCGGCGACACCATCGGCGCGAACCTCGACCGGGCGGTGGCCGCCTGGCCGGACCGCGAGGCGCTCGTCGACGTGCCCTCCGGACGGCGCTGGACCTACGCGCAATTCGCCGCCGACGTCGACGAGTTGGCGTACGCGCTGCTCGCGAGCGGGGTCGTCAAGGGTGACCGGGTGGGCATCTGGGCGATCAACTGCCCCGAGTGGGTGCTCGTCCAGTACGCCACCGCGCGCATCGGCGCGATCATGGTGAACATCAACCCGGCCTACCGCACCCACGAGGTCGAGTACGTCCTCAACCAGGCCGGGGTCGGTCTGCTGTTCGCCTCCCTCGGCCACAAGACCAGCGACTACCGCGCGATGGTGGAGCAAGTGCGGGGCAGGTGCCCGCAGTTGAGGGAGACCGTGTTCATCGGGGACAGCGGCTGGGAGGCGCTGATCGCGCGCGGCACGCCGGTGCCGTACGAGGAACTGTCCTGCGACGACCCCATCAACATCCAGTACACCTCGGGCACGACGGGCTTCCCCAAGGGGGCCACGCTCTCCCACCACAACATCCTCAACAACGGTTACTTCGTGGGGGAGTCGATCGCCTACGACGAGCAGGACCGGATCTGCATCCCGGTGCCCTTCTACCACTGCTTCGGCATGGTGATGGGAAACCTGGCCGCCACCTCGCACGGCGCCTGCATGGTCATCCCGGCCCCGTCCTTCGACCCGGCGGCCACGCTGCGGGCGGTCCAGCAGGAACGCTGCACCTCCCTGTACGGCGTCCCGACCATGTTCATCGCCGAGCTGAACCTGCCCGACTTCGCGGCCTACGACCTGTCCTCCCTGCGCACCGGCATCATGGCGGGCTCGCCCTGTCCGGTGGAGGTGATGAAGCGGGTGGTCGCCGAGATGCACATGGCGGAGGTGTCCATCTGCTACGGCATGACCGAGACGTCCCCGGTGTCGTTGCAGACCCGGCGGGACGACGACCTGGAGCACCGCACCGCCACCGTGGGCCGCGTCCTGCCGCACATCGAGGTCAAGGTCGTCGACCCGGCGACCGGAGTCACCCAACCACGCGGCACCGCAGGCGAGTTGTGCACCCGCGGCTACAGCGTGATGCTCGGCTACTGGAACGAGCCCCAGAAGACCGGGGAGGCGGTGGATTCCGGCCGCTGGATGCACACCGGTGACCTGGCGACGATGCGGGAGGACGGCTACGTCGAGATCGTCGGCCGCATCAAGGACATGATCATCCGGGGTGGCGAGAACATCTACCCCCGCGAGATCGAGGAGTTCCTCTACTCCCACCCGAAGATCGCGGACGTCCAGGTCGTCGGCGTACCCCACGAGCGCTACGGCGAGGAGGTCCTCGCCTGCGTCATCCCGCGCGACCCGGCCGATCCGCCGACGCTCGACGACGTACGGGCCTTCTGCGAGGGTCAGTTGGCGCACTTCAAGATCCCGAGCCGGGTGCAGGTCCTCGACGCCTTCCCGATGACCGTGTCCGGAAAGGTGCGCAAGGTCGAGCTGCGCCAAAAGTACGCTGTCTGA
- a CDS encoding glycoside hydrolase family 3 N-terminal domain-containing protein, producing the protein MSPSRTLSARRPAIVATLCAAALALTGLAAVPPAGAPTAAVARPYQDPSLPVPERVDDLLSRMTTDDKLGQMTQVEKDALVPQSDLAAHRIGSVLSGGDSTVSPNNPRTWADTYDSLQRTALTTPLGIPMIYGIDAVHGHNAVRGATLFPHNIGLGATRDPALVQRVGRAVAEEVAGTGIDWSFAPCLCVARNDRWGRTYESFGEKPELPTSMATFVTGMQGTALGGDGASVLATAKHYLGDGGTTGGVDQGNTELSEAELRAVHLPPFQEAVRRGVGSVMLSYSSWNGVRSHAHKYLVTDVLKSELGFGGFVVSDWAAVDQLDGQSGFTGAEITTAVNAGVDMVMVPHDYRKFLTLLRGEVNAGRISQARVDDANRRILTKKFQLGLFERPLTDRSYTSSVGSAEHRALARQAVRASQVLLKNDGGVLPLAKNAKLFVAGKSADDIGNQSGGWTLGWQGRSGPVTEGTTVLQGIRAAAGDPSRIRYDRYGNGIDGSYTAAVAVVGETPYAEMHGDRPGSMGLDPEDLQTLARLKASGVPVVVVLVSGRPLDIAAQLPDWKALLAAWLPGTEGAGVSDVLFGDHAPTGKLPMTWMRSASQQPINDGDGKSPLFPYGHGLTYGTGPDPDPDPEPAPKACTAQFKVASSWSGGYQAEITVKNTGTGPLTGWSAAWDLGGSTVTSLWNGSLTVAQGRATVRNAAHNGALSPGATTSFGFTANGGAGTPAPQCTGS; encoded by the coding sequence ATGAGTCCGAGCCGCACGCTGTCCGCCCGCCGCCCCGCGATCGTCGCCACGCTGTGCGCCGCCGCCCTCGCCCTGACCGGGCTGGCCGCCGTCCCACCCGCCGGGGCCCCGACGGCCGCCGTCGCCCGCCCGTACCAGGACCCCTCCCTGCCGGTGCCCGAGCGGGTCGACGACCTGCTCTCCCGGATGACGACCGACGACAAGCTCGGGCAGATGACACAGGTGGAGAAGGACGCGCTCGTCCCGCAGAGCGACCTCGCCGCCCACCGCATCGGCTCGGTGCTCTCCGGCGGCGACTCCACCGTCAGTCCCAACAACCCCCGGACCTGGGCCGACACCTACGATTCCCTCCAGCGCACCGCGCTCACCACCCCGCTCGGCATCCCGATGATCTACGGCATCGACGCGGTGCACGGCCACAACGCGGTCCGCGGCGCCACCCTCTTCCCGCACAACATCGGCCTCGGCGCCACCCGTGATCCGGCGCTGGTGCAGCGCGTCGGACGCGCGGTGGCCGAGGAGGTGGCCGGCACCGGCATCGACTGGTCGTTCGCACCCTGTCTGTGCGTGGCCCGCAACGACCGGTGGGGCCGCACCTACGAGTCGTTCGGCGAGAAACCCGAACTGCCCACGTCCATGGCCACGTTCGTCACCGGTATGCAGGGCACGGCCCTCGGCGGCGACGGGGCCTCGGTCCTCGCCACCGCCAAGCACTATCTCGGCGACGGCGGCACCACCGGCGGCGTCGACCAGGGCAACACCGAGCTGTCCGAGGCCGAGCTGCGCGCCGTCCACCTGCCGCCCTTCCAGGAGGCGGTACGGCGGGGCGTGGGCTCGGTGATGCTGTCGTACAGCAGCTGGAACGGGGTGCGGTCGCACGCCCACAAGTACCTGGTCACCGACGTGCTCAAGAGCGAACTGGGCTTCGGCGGCTTCGTCGTGTCCGACTGGGCCGCGGTCGACCAGCTCGACGGGCAGAGCGGCTTCACCGGCGCCGAGATCACCACGGCCGTCAACGCCGGGGTCGACATGGTGATGGTCCCGCACGACTACCGGAAGTTCCTCACCCTGCTGCGCGGCGAGGTGAACGCCGGGCGGATCAGCCAGGCGCGCGTCGACGACGCCAACCGCCGCATCCTCACCAAGAAGTTCCAACTGGGCCTGTTCGAAAGGCCGTTGACCGATCGCTCGTACACCTCCTCGGTGGGCTCCGCCGAGCACCGGGCACTGGCCCGGCAGGCCGTGCGGGCCTCGCAGGTGCTGCTGAAGAACGATGGTGGCGTGCTGCCGCTGGCCAAGAACGCCAAGCTGTTCGTGGCCGGCAAGTCCGCCGACGACATCGGCAACCAGAGCGGCGGCTGGACCCTGGGCTGGCAGGGGCGCAGCGGTCCCGTCACCGAGGGCACCACCGTCCTCCAGGGCATCCGCGCCGCCGCGGGCGACCCGTCCCGGATCAGGTACGACCGCTACGGCAACGGCATCGACGGCAGCTACACGGCCGCCGTGGCGGTCGTCGGGGAGACGCCGTACGCCGAGATGCACGGCGACCGGCCCGGGAGCATGGGGCTCGACCCGGAGGACCTCCAGACCCTCGCCCGGCTGAAGGCGAGCGGGGTGCCCGTCGTGGTGGTCCTGGTCTCCGGGCGGCCGCTCGACATCGCGGCCCAACTGCCCGACTGGAAGGCCCTGTTGGCGGCCTGGCTGCCCGGCACCGAGGGAGCCGGGGTGTCGGACGTGCTCTTCGGCGACCACGCCCCCACCGGCAAGCTCCCGATGACGTGGATGCGCAGCGCCTCCCAGCAGCCCATCAACGACGGCGACGGCAAGAGCCCGCTCTTCCCGTACGGGCACGGGCTGACGTACGGCACCGGTCCCGACCCGGACCCGGACCCGGAGCCCGCGCCCAAGGCCTGCACCGCCCAGTTCAAGGTCGCCTCGTCCTGGTCCGGCGGCTACCAGGCGGAGATCACCGTCAAGAACACCGGCACCGGCCCGCTCACCGGCTGGTCCGCCGCCTGGGACCTGGGCGGTTCCACCGTCACCAGCCTGTGGAACGGCTCCCTGACCGTGGCCCAGGGCCGCGCGACCGTCCGTAACGCCGCCCACAACGGCGCCCTGTCACCCGGCGCCACCACCTCGTTCGGCTTCACCGCCAACGGCGGCGCGGGCACGCCCGCTCCGCAGTGCACCGGCTCCTGA
- a CDS encoding lytic polysaccharide monooxygenase auxiliary activity family 9 protein, translated as MARPRKRLLSLVAVLATLLGGIGLALLGQGNAQAHGVTMMPGSRTYLCYLDAKTGTGSLDPTNPACRAALNESGGNSLYNWFAVLDSNAAGRGPGYVPDGKLCSAGDRSPYNFTGYNAARADWPRTHLTSGASIRIKHSNWAAHPGAFRVYLSKPGYSPSSPLGWGDLELIQTVTNPPQSGSVGSESGHYYWDLRLPSGRSGNAMMFIQWVRSDSNENFFSCSDIVFDGGNGEVTGIRGSGGTPTPTPTPTPTPTPTDPHSGCMAVYSVTSSWNGGFQGSVQVMNHNTAPLDGWAVRWQPGAGTRLNSVWNGALSTGSDGTVTVRNVGHNRTITADGSTTFGFTATSTGNDLPAGSIGCVTP; from the coding sequence ATGGCTCGACCCAGAAAGAGACTGCTTTCCTTAGTGGCTGTGCTGGCGACCCTGCTCGGCGGGATCGGCCTGGCCCTGCTCGGACAGGGCAACGCGCAGGCGCACGGTGTCACGATGATGCCGGGATCGCGGACCTACCTCTGCTATCTCGACGCCAAGACCGGCACCGGATCCCTCGACCCGACCAACCCGGCCTGCCGTGCCGCGCTCAACGAGAGCGGCGGGAACTCGCTGTACAACTGGTTCGCCGTGCTCGACTCCAACGCGGCGGGCCGCGGGCCCGGTTACGTGCCGGACGGCAAGCTGTGCAGCGCCGGTGACCGTTCCCCGTACAACTTCACCGGATACAACGCCGCCCGCGCGGACTGGCCCCGCACGCACCTGACCTCCGGGGCGTCGATCCGGATCAAGCACAGCAACTGGGCGGCGCATCCCGGGGCCTTCCGGGTGTACCTGTCCAAGCCCGGCTACTCGCCCTCCTCTCCGCTGGGCTGGGGCGACCTGGAGCTGATCCAGACCGTCACCAATCCGCCCCAGTCGGGCTCGGTGGGCTCCGAGAGCGGCCACTACTACTGGGATCTGAGGCTCCCCTCGGGCCGCTCGGGCAACGCGATGATGTTCATCCAGTGGGTGCGCTCGGACAGCAACGAGAACTTCTTCTCCTGCTCCGACATCGTCTTCGACGGCGGCAACGGCGAGGTGACCGGTATCCGCGGCTCGGGCGGCACTCCCACCCCGACGCCCACGCCGACACCCACCCCGACCCCGACCGATCCGCACAGCGGCTGCATGGCCGTGTATTCGGTGACGAGCTCCTGGAACGGCGGCTTCCAGGGCTCCGTGCAGGTGATGAACCACAACACGGCACCGCTCGACGGCTGGGCCGTGCGCTGGCAGCCGGGCGCCGGCACGCGGCTGAACAGTGTCTGGAACGGCGCGCTCAGTACCGGGTCCGACGGCACGGTCACGGTCAGGAACGTCGGCCACAACCGGACGATCACGGCGGACGGCAGCACCACCTTCGGCTTCACGGCCACCTCCACGGGCAACGACCTTCCGGCCGGCTCGATCGGCTGCGTCACCCCGTAA
- a CDS encoding LacI family DNA-binding transcriptional regulator encodes MGRQRLGSPTLEQVAALAGVGRGTVSRVINNATGVKDSTRRAVERAIAELGYVPNLAARSLAGRRADAVALAMTERDWRLFGEPFFSEIVRAVGDALADTSMQLLLTLVRTDDERRRLVEYARGGRVDGVLLMSVRAEDRLPDMLAEAGLPTVMLGRRSGDEHVTYVDADNVGGARGAVEHLLRDGRRRIAAVTGPLDMYVTQCRLRGYREALATAGLEPVPSLVAEGDFTEDSGRRATAGILRCHPDVDAVFAASDTMAAGALDVLRSAGRRVPDDVAVLGFDDYPLAEHTEPALTTVRQPLEEIGRAMVRLLLEEMEQPEVAWRHVILRTRLVVRGSA; translated from the coding sequence ATGGGCAGGCAGCGCCTCGGCTCGCCGACGCTGGAGCAGGTCGCGGCCCTCGCCGGTGTCGGACGAGGGACCGTCTCACGGGTCATCAACAACGCGACGGGCGTGAAGGATTCGACGCGCCGTGCCGTCGAGCGGGCCATCGCCGAACTGGGCTACGTGCCCAACCTGGCGGCCCGCTCCCTGGCCGGGCGGCGGGCGGACGCCGTGGCGCTGGCGATGACCGAGCGGGACTGGCGGCTGTTCGGGGAGCCGTTCTTCTCGGAGATCGTCCGGGCCGTCGGCGACGCCCTCGCCGACACCTCGATGCAACTGCTGCTCACCCTGGTCCGCACGGACGACGAGCGGCGGCGCCTGGTCGAGTACGCGCGCGGCGGACGGGTGGACGGCGTCCTGCTGATGTCCGTGCGCGCCGAGGACCGGCTGCCGGACATGCTCGCCGAGGCCGGACTGCCCACCGTGATGCTCGGCCGCCGCTCGGGCGACGAGCACGTCACGTACGTGGACGCGGACAATGTCGGCGGCGCCCGCGGCGCGGTCGAGCATCTGCTGCGCGACGGGCGCAGGCGGATCGCCGCCGTCACCGGGCCGCTCGACATGTACGTCACCCAGTGCCGGCTGCGCGGCTACCGCGAAGCCCTCGCCACGGCCGGTCTGGAACCCGTGCCCTCGCTGGTCGCCGAGGGCGACTTCACCGAGGACAGCGGGCGCCGGGCGACGGCCGGGATCCTTCGGTGCCACCCGGACGTCGACGCCGTCTTCGCCGCCTCGGACACCATGGCCGCCGGAGCGCTGGACGTGCTGCGGAGCGCGGGGCGCCGGGTGCCCGACGACGTCGCGGTGCTCGGCTTCGACGACTATCCGCTGGCCGAGCACACCGAGCCCGCGCTGACGACGGTCCGTCAGCCGCTGGAGGAGATCGGCCGGGCCATGGTGCGGCTGCTGCTGGAGGAGATGGAGCAGCCCGAGGTGGCCTGGCGGCACGTCATCCTGCGCACCCGGCTGGTGGTCCGGGGCTCGGCCTGA